In the Glycine max cultivar Williams 82 chromosome 19, Glycine_max_v4.0, whole genome shotgun sequence genome, CCTCCACAGCAATACCATCAGCCACAATACcctcaaaaacaacaaaatcgcCCGCAGACCGCCAGAAAACAACCTTTGATCCAATCCCGATGAAATATGCTGACTTACTCCCCGCCCTGCTCGCCAAAAACCTTGTCCAGGTCAGAACACCCCCTCGTACACCAGATGTTTTACCTCCCTGGTTTCGTCATGATTTAACCTGCGCTTTCCACCAAGGGGCCCCAGGTCATGACGTTGAAAACTGCTATGTCCTGAAGAATGAAGTGCAAAAACTAGTCCGGGCCAACTTGCTATCCTTCAAAGATCAGAATCCCAATGTTCAGGCGAACCCTCTGCCGAACCATGGGCCTACTGTCAACATGATACAAGATTGTGATGAAGACGGTGTCATCCTGAACGTCCAGCACGTCCGAACTCCCCTGGTCCCAATACATATCAAGATGTGCGAGGCAGCTCTGTTTGACCATGATCATGCAGCGTGTGAAATATGTCCTGTGAATGTAAAAGGATGCCCGAAGGTACAAGAGGACATACAAAGGCTGATAGACAATAGAGAACTAATCATCACGAGGAAGGACAAGGAAGTGTGCGTCATCACCCCTGAGTTTCAGCGGTTGGAAATAAGCTATAACAGTGGGGAATCAACTACTACTCCACTGGTGATTAGCTTGCCAGGACCTATGCCGTATGCTTCTCTAAAAGCGGTCCCTTACAAGTATAGTGCCACGATGTTGGAAGGTGGGCAGGAGGTGCCTTTGCCCTCTCTAACTCCTGCGATTTCTGTGGACAACATTGCTAATGACGGTAAAGTTCTGAGGAATGGACGTGTTATCCCCACATTGTTTGCAAAGAAAGTGAATGATCCGGCAGTTAAACAGGTGACAGTGAACGGCCCCGGTACAAGGAAGGAAGTAGGCCAGTCCAATGGGACTAGTAAGAATTCTGATCATGACGAAATTCTGAAACTGATCCAGAAGAGTGAGTATAAAGTAGTAGACCAGCTGCTGCAAACTCCCTCTAAGATATCCATTTTGTCTCTGCTATTGAACTCAGAAGCACACCGTGAGGCTCTAATGAAGGTGTTGGACCAAGCTTTTGTGGAGAGGGACGTGACTGTTAATCAATTGGACAGTATAGTAGGAAACATTACTGCCTGCAATAATTTGAGTTTTAGTGATGAAGAACTTCCTGAGGAGGGGAGGAACCACAATCTGGCGTTACATATATCGGTGAACTGCAAATCTGATGCTCTGTCGAATGTACTTGTGGACACTGGTTCCTCATTGAATGTAATGGCCAAATCCACATTAGATCAACTTTCTTACCGGGGGCCCCCCATGAGAAGAAGCGGGGTGGTTGTCAAAGCGTTTGATGGATCAAGAAAGTCTGTTATCGGGGAGGTTGATTTGCCCATTACAATTGGGCCGTTTGTTTTCCAAATTACATTCCAGGTGATGGATATCCAAGCCGCATACAGTTGCCTCTTGGGTAGGCCGTGGATCCATGAAGCTGGGGCCGTGACATCCACTTTGCATCAAAAGCTGAAGTTTGTCAGAAATGGGAGTTTGATCACTGTGAGTGGAGAGGAAGCCTTGTTGGTTAGTCATTTGTCAGCTTTTTCCTTTATTGGTGCTGATGAAACAAAAGGAACCTCTTTCCAAGGCCTGACTGTAGAGGGTAAAAAGCCAGAGAAAAATGAAGTATCTTTTGCTACTTGGAAGAGCGCACAGAAAGTGGTGCAGGAAGGAACAGGTGTAGGATGGGGAAAAGTTGTGCAGTTGCTAGAGAGTAAAAACCGTGAAGGACTGGGATTTGCTTCTTCTGCAGGATCCGCAACGAACAGTGTTGGATCAAGCTCCATTACTAGCACCTTTTGTAGCGCCGGGTTCATCAACAACTCGCCAGAAGCCAATGCTGTCTTGGAAGATGTTCCTGAAGAGATAGTACTTGCATTTGTCACACCTGGAAAAATTGTTCGCAACTGGGACGCGGTTGACATCCCTTCAGTAGTTCATGCATCAAAGTAATGTGtctttgttttttctgtttgtttgtttttcaaaaaagatCCTTTCGTCTTGCCCAGGACGGAAGCGCAATTATGTAGGGCTGTTTTGTTTCAAGCACTACTCTTATTAATGGAAAATGTGGTTTATCCTGATATCTATGCTTATTGCTCTTTCTGGAAAATGGTAACACAAAAAacccaaaatattttatttttgttttctgatttcaattaattataaaaagtctGCATTGTTCACTCATTTTCTAAagtcaatcatcaatcatatgCAGACTAGGCATTTATGAGCCCGTTGAACATAATAACCCTGCACTCTCTCCCAACTTCGAATCTCCTGTCTACGAGGCTGAAGAGGAGGAGGATGATGAAATCCCAGAGGAACTTGCTCGGTTATTGGAGTATGAAAAGAAAACCATTCGGCCTCATGAGGAGTTAGTAGAGGTGATTAACTTGGGAACCGAGGAAGATAAGAAGGAAGTCAAGATTGGGGCATCGCTTGAGGCAACTGTCAAACGAAGGGTGATTGAATTACTCAAAGAATATGCCGATGTGTTCGCATGGTCGTACCAGGATATGCCCGGCTTGGATCCCCGTATTGTGGAACACCGTTTGCCTTTGAAGCCCGAATGCCCACCGGtcaaacagaaactgagaagaaCTCGCCCTGACATGGCTCTCAAGATCAAAGAGGAAGTACAGAAGCAGATCGATGCAGGTTTTCTTGTCACATCAGAGTATCCTCAATGGTTAGCCAACATAGTGCCTGTTCCAAAGAAGGACGGCAAGGTCAGGATGTGCGTTGACTACCGGGATTTGAACAAGGCTAGTCCGAAAGATGACTTTCCTCTACCTCACATCGATGTATTGGTTGACAGCGCTGCAAAGTCCAAGGTCttctccttcatggacggtttctctgggtACAATCAGATCAAGATGGCAGTTGAAGATAGAGAAAAGACATCTTTCATCACGCCTTGGGGCACCTTTTGTTACAGGGTAATGCCTTTTGGGTTGATAAATGCAGGTGCCACTTACCAAAGAGGCATGACCACTCTCTTTCATGACATGATGCACAAAGAGATAGAAGTGTACGTGGATGATATGATTGTCAAGTCAGGCACTGAAGAAGAACATGTCGAGTACTTGCTGAAGATGTTTCAACGGCTGAGAAAGTACCAACTTCGACTGAATCCCAACAAATGTACCTTTGGTGTTAGATCTGGAAAACTCTTGGGCTTCATTGTCAGTCAGaaaggtattgaagtagatcctgacAAGGTCAAGGCCATTAGAGAAATGCCGGTTCCACAAACAGAGAAACAAGTGAGAGGTTTTCTTGGACGTCTAAATTACATTTCTCGTTTCATCTCGCACATGACAGCCACGTGCGGACctatattcaagttgcttcgaAAAGATCAAGGGGTTATTTGGACCGAAGACTGTCAAAAGGCTTTCGATAGTATCAAGAATTATCTGCTAGAACCTCCAATTCTTATACCTCCAGTTGAAGGAAGGCCTCTGATTATGTACTTGACTGTGTTAGAAGATTCTATGGGCTGTGTGCTCGGACAACAGGATGAGACCGGAAGGAAAGAGCATGCCGTCTACtacttgagcaagaagtttacagATTGTGAGTCCAGGTACTCCCTACTtgagaaaacttgttgtgcactaGCCTGGGCTGCCAAGCGTCTTCGTCACTACATGATTAACCACACCACCTGGCtaatatccaagatggacccgatcAAGTATATCTTTGAGAAACCCGCTCTGACAGGAAGAATTGCTCGTTGGCAGATGTTGTTATCCGAGTATGATATCGAATACCGCACCCAGAAGGCAATTAAGGGGAGTGTTCTTGCTGATCATTTGGCTCACCAACCAATTGAGGACTATCAACCCATCAAGTTTGACTTTCCTGATGAAGAGATTATGCACTTGAAGATGAAGGATTGTGATGAACCATTGCTGGGAGAAGGTCCAGATCCCGAGTCTAGATGGGGTTTGATCTTTGATGGAGCCGTGAATGTCTTTGGCAATGGAATTGGGGCAGTTATTATCACTCCGGAAggtaatcatctccctttcgctGCAAGGTTACAGTTTgattgcaccaacaatatggcagAATATGAAGCATGTATCTTGGGCATTGAAAAAGCCATCGACTTGAGAATCAAGAACCTTGACATTTACGGGGATTCAGCTCTCGTAATCAACCAAAtcaaaggagaatgggaaactcgCCACCCCGGCTTGATTCCATACAAAGATTATGCAAAGCGTTTGCTAACCTTCTTCAACAAAGTGGAGCTTCACCACATCCCTCGTGATGAGAACCAGATGGCAGATGCGTTAGCAACTTTATCCTCCATGTACGAAGTGAGTCACCGGAATAATTTGCCAACAATCAGAATTCAGCGCCTCGAGAGGCCCGCTCACGTGTTTGCAGTCGAAGAGGTTGTTGATGATAAGCCCTGGTTCCATGATATCAAGTGTTTCCTTCAAAGCCAGGAATATCCACCCGGAGCATCCAACAAAGACAGGAGAACTTTGAGAAGATTGTCTGGTAATTTCTTCCTAAATGGGGATGTTTTGTACAAAAGAAACTTTGACATGGTACTACTCAGGTGTGTAGAtaagcaagaagcagaactttTGATGCATGAGGTACATGAAGGCTCCTTTGGAACTCACTCCAATGGACATGCAATGACTAGGAAGTTGTTGAGAGCAGGTTACTACTGGATGTCGATGGAAACCGATTGTTGCAAGCATGccaggaagtgccacaaatgccAGATTTATGCTGACAGAATTCATGTACCACCAACTACACTTAATGTTCNNNNNNNNNNNNNNNNNNNNNNNNNNNNNNNNNNNNNNNNNNNNNNNNNNNNNNNNNNNNNNNNNNNNNNNNNNNNNNNNNNNNNNNNNNNNNNNNNNNNNNNNNNNNNNNNNNNNNNNNNNNNNNNNNNNNNNNNNNNNNNNNNNNNNNNNNNNNNNNNNNNNNNNNNNNNNNNNNNNNNNNNNNNNNNNNATGGTGTGCCCAACAGAATCATCACAGATAATGGAACgaacttgaataacaagatgatgaaagATTTGTGTGAAGAGTTCAAGATTGAGCATCACAATTCTTCTCCTTACAGACCTCAGATGAATGGCGCAGTTGAAGCTGCaaacaagaatatcaagaagatagtGCAGAAGATGGTTGTCACATACAAAGACTGGCATGAGATGCTACCGTATGCTTTGCATGGGTATCGCACTTCAGTGCGTACTTCAACAGGGGCAACCCCCTTCTCTTTGGTGTATGgtatggaagcagtactccctgTGGAGGTTGAGATTCCATCAATGAGAGTTCTAATGGAGGCCCAGTTATCAGAAGCTGATTGGTGCCAAAGCAGATACGATCAGTTGAATCTAATTGAAGAAAAACGCATGAAGGCCTTGTGCCACGGACAACTTTATCAACAGAGGATGAAGCAAGCTTTCGACAAGAAGGTTCACCCTCGTGTGTTTCAAGAAGGAGATCTTGTGCTCAAGAAGGTTTTATCTTTCCAACCCGACTCTAGGGGCAAGTGGACGCCTAATTACGAAGGCCCATATGTCGTCAAGAGAACTTTCTCTGGTGGTGCGCTGATTCTTACGACTATGGATGGGGATGAGCTCCCTCGTCCCGTGAATGCGGATGCAGTCAAGAAATACTTtgtctaaaaataaaagaacagctCGATAAgtcgaaaacccgaaagggcggcTTAGGCAAAAATGAGCATCTCGGTGGgtcgaaaacccgaaagggcggccCAGGCAAAAATTAGAGAcatcaaacagaaaaataattagCCTGATAGgtcgaaaacccgaaagggcgatCTATGCAAAAGTTAAGGACCAAAAGACAAAGTAACTGCATCGAGCTGATCTTCGTTCATTTGAGGCACAATGGAATGTCAGGGAGACCCTGAATCTGAAGCATCCAAACAGTGGAATTCAAGGTTGTCAGAGGGAACAACGGTTATTGTGTTCAATGAACCTTCAACTTATATTTaccattttccaaaactttgtAAGATCAGTGGAGCCATGCCATTGGCAGGTCATCActctttcaaataaatttgaGCCTGTTGCCTttcatttggaattctcatttATTCAGCTTATAAaacctttccttttttatggtagcatttgaaacaaaatatttctcaaaatcataaattttctttcatgtcTTTTTTGAGaagcacaaacaacaaaacacttTTTCTTTGAACTCGTGAATAGATGAAGGGTGNNNNNNNNNNNNNNNNNNNNNNNNNNNNNNNNNNNNNNNNNNNNNNNNNNNNNNNNNNNNNNNNNNNNNNNNNNNNNNNNNNNNNNNNNNNNNNNNNNNNNNNNNNNNNNNNNNNNNNNNNNNNNNNNNNNNNNNNNNNNNNNNNNNNNNNNNNNNNNNNNNNNNNNNNNNNNNNNNNNNNNNNNNNNNNNNNNNNNNNNNNNNNNNNNNNNNNNNNNNNNNNNNNNNNNNNNNNNNNNNNNNNNNNNNNNNNNNNNNNNNNNNNNNNNNNNNNNNNNNNNNNNNNNNNNNNNNNNNNNNNNNNNNNNNNNNNNNNNNNNNNNNNNNNNNNNNNNNNNNNNNNNNNNNNNNNNNNNNNNNNNNNNNNNNNNNNNNNNNNNNNNNNNNNNNNNNNNNNNNNNNNNNNNNNNNNNNNNNNNNNNNNNNNNNNNNNNNNNNNNNNNNNNNNNNNNNNNNNNNNNNNNNNNNNNNNNNNNNNNNNNNNNNNNNNNNNNNNNNNNNNNNNNNNNNNNNNNNNNNNNNNNNNNNNNNNNNNNNNNNNNNNNNNNNNNNNNNNNNNNNNNNNNNNNNNNNNNNNNNNNNNNNNNNNNNNNNNNNNNNNNNNNNNNNNNNNNNNNNNNNNNNNNNNNNNNNNNNNNNNNNNNNNNNNNNNNNNNNNNNNNNNNNNNNNNNNNNNNNNNNNNNNNNNNNNNNNNNNNNNNNNNNNNNNNNNNNNNNNNNNNNNNNNNNNNNNNNNNNNNNNNNNNNNNNNNNNNNNNNNNNNNNNNNNNNNNNNNNNNNNNNNNNNNNNNNNNNNNNNNNNNNNNNNNNNNNNNNNNNNNNNNNNNNNNNNNNNNNNNNNNNNNNNNNNNNNNNNNNNNNNNNNNNNNNNNNNNNNNNNNNNNNNNNNNNNNNNNNNNNNNNNNNNNNNNNNNNNNNNNNNNNNNNNNNNNNNNNNNNNNNNNNNNNNNNNNNNNNNNNNNNNNNNNNNNNNNNNNNNNNNNNNNNNNNNNNNNNNNNNNNNNNNNNNNNNNNNNNNNNNNNNNNNNNNNNNNNNNNNNNNNNNNNNNNNNNNNNNNNNNNNNNNNNNNNNNNNNNNNNNNNNNNNNNNNNNNNNNNNNNNNNNNNNNNNNNNNNNNNNNNNNNNNNNNNNNNNNNNNNNNNNNNNNNNNNNNNNNNNNNNNNNNNNNNNNNNNNNNNNNNNNNNNNNNNNNNNNNNNNNNNNNNNNNNNNNNNNNNNNNNNNNNNNNNNNNNNNNNNNNNNNNNNNNNNNNNNNNNNNNNNNNNNNNNNNNNNNNNNNNNNNNNNNNNNNNNNNNNNNNNNNNNNNNNNNNNNNNNNNNNNNNNNNNNNNNNNNNNNNNNNNNNNNNNNNNNNNNNNNNNNNNNNNNNNNNNNNNNNNNNNNNNNNNNNNNNNNNNNNNNNNNNNNNNNNNNNNNNNNNNNNNNNNNNNNNNNNNNNNNNNNNNNNNNNNNNNNNNNNNNNNNNNNNNNNNNNNNNNNNNNNNNNNNNNNNNNNNNNNNNNNNNNNNNNNNNNNNNNNNNNNNNNNNNNNNNNNNNNNNNNNNNNNNNNNNNNNNNNNNNNNNNNNNNNNNNNNNNNNNNNNNNNNNNNNNNNNNNNNNNNNNNNNNNNNNNNNNNNNNNNNNNNNNNNNNNNNNNNNNNNNNNNNNNNNNNNNNNNNNNNNNNNNNNNNNNNNNNNNNNNNNNNNNNNNNNNNNNNNNNNNNNNNNNNNNNNNNNNNNNNNNNNNNNNNNNNNNNNNNNNNNNNNNNNNNNNNNNNNNNNNNNNNNNNNNNNNNNNNNNNNNNNNNNNNNNNNNNNNNNNNNNNNNNNNNNNNNNNNNNNNNNNNNNNNNNNNNNNNNNNNNNNNNNNNNNNNNNNNNNNNNNNNNNNNNNNNNNNNNNNNNNNNNNNNNNNNNNNNNNNNNNNNNNNNNNNNNNNNNNNNNNNNNNNNNNNNNNNNNNNNNNNNNNNNNNNNNNNNNNNNNNNNNNNNNNNNNNNNNNNNNNNNNNNNNNNNNNNNNNNNNNNNNNNNNNNNNNNNNNNNNNNNNNNNNNNNNNNNNNNNNNNNNNNNNNNNNNNNNNNNNNNNNNNNNNNNNNNNNNNNNNNNNNNNNNNNNNNNNNNNNNNNNNNNNNNNNNNNNNNNNNNNNNNNNNNNNNNNNNNNNNNNNNNNNNNNNNNNNNNNNNNNNNNNNNNNNNNNNNNNNNNNNNNNNNNNNNNNNNNNNNNNNNNNNNNNNNNNNNNNNNNNNNNNNNNNNNNNNNNNNNNNNNNNNNNNNNNNNNNNNNNNNNNNNNNNNNNNNNNNNNNNNNNNNNNNNNNNNNNNNNNNNNNNNNNNNNNNNNNNNNNNNNNNNNNNNNNNNNNNNNNNNNNNNNNNNNNNNNNNNNNNNNNNNNNNNNNNNNNNNNNNNNNNNNNNNNNNNNNNNNNNNNNNNNNNNNNNNNNNNNNNNNNNNNNNNNNNNNNNNNNNNNNNNNNNNNNNNNNNNNNNNNNNNNNNNNNNNNNNNNNNNNNNNNNNNNNNNNNNNNNNNNNNNNNNNNNNNNNNNNNNNNNNNNNNNNNNNNNNNNNNNNNNNNNNNNNNNNNNNNNNNNNNNNNNNNNNNNNNNNNNNNNNNNNNNNNNNNNNNNNNNNNNNNNNNNNNNNNNNNNNNNNNNNNNNNNNNNNNNNNNNNNNNNNNNNNNNNNNNNNNNNNNNNNNNNNNNNNNNNNNNNNNNNNNNNNNNNNNNNNNNNNNNNNNNNNNNNNNNNNNNNNNNNNNNNNNNNNNNNNNNNNNNNNNNNNNNNNNNNNNNNNNNNNNNNNNNNNNNNNNNNNNNNNNNNNNNNNNNNNNNNNNNNNNNNNNNNNNNNNNNNNNNNNNNNNNNNNNNNNNNNNNNNNNNNNNNNNNNNNNNNNNNNNNNNNNNNNNNNNNNNNNNNNNNNNNNNNNNNNNNNNNNNNNNNNNNNNNNNNNNNNNNNNNNNNNNNNNNNNNNNNNNNNNNNNNNNNNNNNNNNNNNNNNNNNNNNNNNNNNNNNNNNNNNNNNNNNNNNNNNNNNNNNNNNNNNNNNNNNNNNNNNNNNNNNNNNNNNNNNNNNNNNNNNNNNNNNNNNNNNNNNNNNNNNNNNNNNNNNNNNNNNNNNNNNNNNNNNNNNNNCAATCAAAACCAATCACTTGACTTTTCTACCCCGACTACATGATTTTGATCCCATTCGGGTATGTAGGCACAAGACTTGTCttctcaaatcaaataaaaataaacaaaaacctttttcttctcctttcgtTTGAGCCCACCTCTCTAATCTTTCCACACTCGAGCATTTATTTCcacacaaataattaatttagcataaagataaaataagcaaGAGGTTCCTATAGAGTACTATAGACGTTTAGGGTGCTAGTACCTTCCCTTTGCGTAACCAACCCCCGGACCTTTGATCTctcaaaaatagggtttttcgagctttctcccttttcttcggaaaaataaaagatcggtGGTGATCTTAAAAATGCGAGTCAATGCTAATCAATAGCTTGATATCCAAAAATCACCGCGACACATCTCTTATATTTAGTTTCGTCTTCAACGTCATTAAATTCTGCATCAAATAGATCAATAATATGTTGTAAAAAGTGGATAACCGACAATGAAAATCAAGCCACCATGGCTTCTGATGTTGTatacaaagaaatttttttaaataggttaAATAATACAACAATATGAATCAATCATGTTGATTGCAAATTGAGttgttagtatatatatatatatatatatatatatatatatatatatatatatatatatatatatatatatatatatatatatattaaaatgtattcattttattgttcattttttgaaaaatattcaatCATATTGATTAGAAACTCATATGTAATGAGTTCAATTAAATGGTATTGTTTTGAACATTAATTGATAATGACTTACCAAAGGAATTCAACCATGAGAGGAAAGGAATTCAACCATGAGAGGAACATTGTAGAATGAAcactataaaaatatgaaaatgactCAATAAAAATTGGAAATTGAAGGATTAATATTACAATTGCAAGTTTATCAATGAGGTGAGATGAGGTGAGATTATATGACATTATAAATGTTATCTTTatacttaaactttttttattcaagcCTCACTATGATCCTAATAGTATATCATACGGAAAAAGTCAATCAGTTTGTGGCCATGAATACATGGAGAGTGAACCTTCAGTGGTGAGGGAAGCTTATAGAAAAAGTGAATATAATACCCTTGGTTCCTTGCATAGGCACATAAAGTCTAAGCATTTTTTACTGACAAGAGGTTGCATTCTAATAGTTTGGAACTCCCATCAATCAATGGGACAACATTTGACTTACAAATAACAAGGatacaaataatgaaattatttcaaatCTATAAATTTGAGTTGGTAActcaatatacaatgtacaatGTTGTATTGTATGTTTAATTTCATGCCAgattaatagtatttttaaaaaaatattaatgtggTTATTACTAATATCGTATATTGAAATTTATCTTTCttgcatgataaaaaaatatatatttatatcgtCAAAAGATTAATAACTGATAAACTAAATAGGTAATAGATAGAAGaatttttcaacaatataatcagtacaaaactaataaatgagatataatttactaaatttattattattatatctccaactttcactactaaaaaaattgtgttttagtGTAATATAtgggtaaaaaaaatactttatatataaaaatgttttattataaaattttaaaagtaatataataatcTTTATGCTTAtgctacattatttttttattgtattaaaaatgatcaactatttatttattatttttatatatcatttaagTATATATAATAGATCAACTTCTTACGCAGgtattataaatcattttcttaGGTGTATATATGAGCATTTGATCCTTTATATATGTCCCAGATGTGGAAATTAGATCACACAGAATCTTTTACACACGCACTCCTACTTATAGTTGCTGGATTTGTAGATTTGATATTAATCTATCCGTGGAATCAACTCTACCATCAAACATTGTGGATAGTGCATGCTACATATATCGCAATACTCAAAACTCCCTCTACCTCATTCAGAAATGGGGaacattagttaattaataatcacaataaaaaaaattaattatcaaatcgAAGTCAATTAATGTCAAATCTGCATAGTGTCTTATTAAACAATCCTTATGCTTATGTTGCATCATTGTTTTATTGTTTGAGACTTGGTCGATCCACGAGGGAGATA is a window encoding:
- the LOC106797265 gene encoding uncharacterized protein, with translation CELCLVPNVTIPHKFKVPDFEKYKGNSCPRSHLVMYARKMSMYTDNHKLLIHFFQDSLTGAALKWYMNLDSASIRTFNDLGEAFIRQYKYNLDMAPDRDQLRAMTQKEKETFKEYAQRWREVAAQIVPPLEEREMTKIFLKTLSQFYYEKMVASAPTDFTEMVNMGVRLEEGVREGRLAVESTPAASNAKKFGGHFAKKKDQEVGMVAHDRQKTTFDPIPMKYADLLPALLAKNLVQVRTPPRTPDVLPPWFRHDLTCAFHQGAPGHDVENCYVLKNEVQKLVRANLLSFKDQNPNVQANPLPNHGPTVNMIQDCDEDGVILNVQHVRTPLVPIHIKMCEAALFDHDHAACEICPVNVKGCPKVQEDIQRLIDNRELIITRKDKEVCVITPEFQRLEISYNSGESTTTPLVISLPGPMPYASLKAVPYKYSATMLEGGQEVPLPSLTPAISVDNIANDGKVLRNGRVIPTLFAKKVNDPAVKQVTVNGPGTRKEVGQSNGTSKNSDHDEILKLIQKSEYKVVDQLLQTPSKISILSLLLNSEAHREALMKVLDQAFVERDVTVNQLDSIVGNITACNNLSFSDEELPEEGRNHNLALHISVNCKSDALSNVLVDTGSSLNVMAKSTLDQLSYRGPPMRRSGVVVKAFDGSRKSVIGEVDLPITIGPFVFQITFQVMDIQAAYSCLLGRPWIHEAGAVTSTLHQKLKFVRNGSLITVSGEEALLVSHLSAFSFIGADETKGTSFQGLTVEGKKPEKNEVSFATWKSAQKVVQEGTGVGWGKVVQLLESKNREGLGFASSAGSATNSVGSSSITSTFCSAGFINNSPEANAVLEDVPEEIVLAFVTPGKIVRNWDAVDIPSVVHASKLGIYEPVEHNNPALSPNFESPVYEAEEEEDDEIPEELARLLEYEKKTIRPHEELVEVINLGTEEDKKEVKIGASLEATVKRRVIELLKEYADVFAWSYQDMPGLDPRIVEHRLPLKPECPPVKQKLRRTRPDMALKIKEEVQKQIDAGFLVTSEYPQWLANIVPVPKKDGKVRMCVDYRDLNKASPKDDFPLPHIDVLVDSAAKSKVFSFMDGFSGYNQIKMAVEDREKTSFITPWGTFCYRVMPFGLINAGATYQRGMTTLFHDMMHKEIEVYVDDMIVKSGTEEEHVEYLLKMFQRLRKYQLRLNPNKCTFGVRSGKLLGFIVSQKGIEVDPDKVKAIREMPVPQTEKQVRGFLGRLNYISRFISHMTATCGPIFKLLRKDQGVIWTEDCQKAFDSIKNYLLEPPILIPPVEGRPLIMYLTVLEDSMGCVLGQQDETGRKEHAVYYLSKKFTDCESRYSLLEKTCCALAWAAKRLRHYMINHTTWLISKMDPIKYIFEKPALTGRIARWQMLLSEYDIEYRTQKAIKGSVLADHLAHQPIEDYQPIKFDFPDEEIMHLKMKDCDEPLLGEGPDPESRWGLIFDGAVNVFGNGIGAVIITPEGNHLPFAARLQFDCTNNMAEYEACILGIEKAIDLRIKNLDIYGDSALVINQIKGEWETRHPGLIPYKDYAKRLLTFFNKVELHHIPRDENQMADALATLSSMYEVSHRNNLPTIRIQRLERPAHVFAVEEVVDDKPWFHDIKCFLQSQEYPPGASNKDRRTLRRLSGNFFLNGDVLYKRNFDMVLLRCVDKQEAELLMHEVHEGSFGTHSNGHAMTRKLLRAGYYWMSMETDCCKHARKCHKCQIYADRIHVPPTTLNVXXXXXXXXXXXXXXXXXXXXXXXXXXXXXXXXXXXXXXXXXXXXXXXXXXXXXXXXXXXXXXXXXGVPNRIITDNGTNLNNKMMKDLCEEFKIEHHNSSPYRPQMNGAVEAANKNIKKIVQKMVVTYKDWHEMLPYALHGYRTSVRTSTGATPFSLVYGMEAVLPVEVEIPSMRVLMEAQLSEADWCQSRYDQLNLIEEKRMKALCHGQLYQQRMKQAFDKKVHPRVFQEGDLVLKKVLSFQPDSRGKWTPNYEGPYVVKRTFSGGALILTTMDGDELPRPVNADAVKKYFV